From the genome of Notolabrus celidotus isolate fNotCel1 chromosome 5, fNotCel1.pri, whole genome shotgun sequence, one region includes:
- the zbtb21 gene encoding zinc finger and BTB domain-containing protein 21 codes for MESLVHYSNPSHALSVLGVLNEQRLRGQMCDVVLVVGDQRYQAHKSVLAASSEYFQSLFTRMDTESLKVVNLDFCEPDAFEIVLNYIYSSSLFVDKGSLAAIQELGYSLGIPFLTNIVSTRPHASYCVSRKRLSFSEGEENDVQTRSVIVRRVRNETAHPSRSNYPKKTSERVSPPHSTRESTQPPSERFSYESVRNSESISRKSAEQSEPAERKPTYPYASILKGNSSHITSVRPQLTSSVSFSDAEVQHIRLQSGIDQDGKEDEEEQEHHYHTKVSFQGQASEPSPTIDRSGPLIKSLLRRSLSMDSPVPVFSPTLELKDLQNREQSVVKMASKACGPETPAHNGNSKRTSPLVLRSKHPSRYDEETQVGREVSVKAEPSSPLADPMDIIRITVGDALPVNLKDLQANYDQGLRPDFNSFGKRRDRPDNRRYPFKKSKIFKEHPPTLDDDVTVPQSASGNVNENSEEPPQNKIFKCWNCLKVFRSSAGLHRHVNMYHNPEKPYACDICHKRFHTNFKVWTHCQTQHGVVQNPASSSSSSVLDEKFQKKLIDIVREREIKKALLWKLKRNKQGLQSPSLTKKRSRPSYICPYCGKVFVFQSQYRQHLRTHPAEKADQDTANESVLYQEQDEISQQKNPDAGVYSCRLCNMKLSSLFEQGDHERGCRHATVCPYCGLRFSSPSVKIDHEAHCKYKKLTCLECMRTFKSSFSIWRHQVEVHNQNMMTVKDQIHLQEHENSEESSEMLREDHYQDEHLATRTSRDTICYSDSSGPPMYDSEDSSSFVPEDLSMGHHGKLVVKEEPMEEAVSERENTGSSKSGLEEPGVWPCEKCGNLFSSRKDLERHQELLCHIKPFICHICNKAFRTNFRLWSHFQSHMSTANEPGAKEIERNPSLSPSPPTTPQSSERRSPQASVLKSAQTPPVAEESSSPEPCSSSVNKTKRPELEHQSSSHSPLSRSNSMESQGGPQESETLFYHAPSLSALTFKRQYMCKLCHRTFKTAFSLWSHEQSHSHM; via the coding sequence ATGGAGAGCCTTGTGCATTACAGCAACCCCTCCCATGCCCTCTCAGTGTTAGGGGTTCTCAATGAGCAGCGTCTTCGGGGTCAGATGTGCGATGTTGTCCTGGTTGTAGGGGATCAGAGGTACCAGGCTCATAAGAGTGTCTTGGCTGCCAGCAGTGAATATTTCCAGTCCCTGTTTACACGGATGGACACGGAGTCCCTTAAAGTAGTTAACCTGGACTTCTGTGAGCCGGACGCCTTCGAAATCGTTCTGAATTACATttactcctcctccctctttgtGGACAAAGGGAGCCTTGCAGCCATTCAAGAGCTGGGCTACAGTCTTGGAATCCCTTTCCTCACAAACATTGTGTCAACAAGGCCACATGCATCCTACTGTGTGTCCAGAAAAAGGCTTTCGTTCTCTGAAGGGGAAGAGAATGATGTCCAGACAAGAAGTGTCATTGTGCGTCGGGTCAGGAATGAGACCGCCCATCCCTCACGCTCAAATTATCCTAAAAAGACATCAGAGAGAGTGTCGCCTCCTCACTCTACTCGAGAATCAACACAGCCTCCTTCAGAACGCTTCTCATATGAATCAGTCAGAAACTCTGAATCTATCAGCAGGAAATCAGCAGAACAGAGTGAACCTGCCGAGAGAAAGCCCACCTATCCTTACGCCTCCATATTAAAAGGGAATTCATCACACATCACATCTGTTCGGCCCCAGTTGACTTCCTCAGTGTCCTTCAGCGATGCAGAAGTGCAGCACATTAGGCTGCAGTCTGGCATTGACCAGGACGGCaaagaggacgaagaggagcAGGAGCACCACTATCACACCAAAGTGTCCTTTCAAGGTCAGGCCAGTGAGCCAAGCCCGACCATTGACCGGAGCGGACCACTCATAAAAAGCCTCCTCCGGAGATCCCTATCCATGGACAGCCCTGTTCCAGTGTTCTCTCCAACATTGGAACTCAAGGATCTGCAAAACCGCGAACAGTCAGTTGTTAAAATGGCATCCAAAGCATGTGGGCCTGAAACACCTGCTCACAACGGCAACTCAAAAAGAACGTCTCCCCTGGTTCTCAGGTCAAAACACCCCAGCAGGTATGATGAAGAAACTCAGGTAGGAAGAGAGGTCAGTGTGAAAGCTGAGCCCAGCAGCCCACTCGCAGACCCCATGGACATTATTCGGATCACAGTTGGGGATGCGTTGCCTGTCAATCTCAAAGACTTGCAAGCAAATTATGACCAAGGTTTAAGGCCAGATTTCAATTCTTTTGGGAAAAGAAGGGACAGGCCAGACAACAGAAGGTACCCTTTTAAGAAGAGcaaaatattcaaagaacatcccCCGACGCTGGATGACGACGTGACAGTGCCTCAGAGTGCCAGCGGCAACGTAAACGAGAACAGTGAAGAGCCACCTCAGAACAAAATCTTCAAATGCTGGAACTGTTTAAAAGTTTTCAGGTCTAGTGCTGGCTTACATCGGCATGTAAATATGTATCACAACCCTGAAAAGCCGTATGCTTGTGACATCTGCCACAAGCGCTTCCATACCAACTTCAAAGTGTGGACTCACTGCCAAACTCAGCATGGTGTCGTACAAAACCCGGCGTCATCCTCCAGCTCTTCTGTGCTAGATGAGAAATTTCAAAAGAAGCTGATAGACattgtgagagagagggagataaagaaagCGCTTCTCTGGAAGTtgaagaggaataaacaggGTTTGCAATCTCCTTCACTTACCAAAAAGAGATCGAGGCCCAGCTATATATGTCCTTACTGTGGGAAGGTATTTGTGTTCCAGTCTCAGTACAGACAGCATTTAAGGACACATCCTGCTGAAAAAGCAGACCAGGACACGGCAAACGAGAGCGTCCTTTACCAGGAGCAGGATGAAATCAGTCAACAGAAAAACCCAGATGCTGGCGTCTACTCCTGTAGGCTTTGCAACATGAAGCTGTCTTCACTCTTTGAACAAGGCGACCACGAGAGAGGCTGTCGGCATGCAACTGTATGTCCCTACTGTGGCCTCCGCTTCTCCAGTCCATCGGTAAAAATAGACCACGAGGCACATTGTAAGTACAAGAAACTGACGTGCCTGGAGTGCATGCGGACCTTCAAGTCGTCCTTTAGCATATGGCGTCACCAGGTGGAGGTCCACAACCAAAACATGATGACTGTTAAAGACCAGATTCACCTGCAGGAACATGAGAACAGCGAAGAGTCCTCTGAAATGCTCAGAGAGGATCATTACCAGGACGAGCATCTGGCAACCAGGACTTCAAGAGACACAATCTGCTACAGCGACTCCTCAGGTCCACCAATGTACGACTCGGAAGACTCTTCATCCTTTGTGCCTGAAGACCTAAGCATGGGCCACCATGGAAAGCTGGTAGTAAAGGAAGAGCCAATGGAGGAGGCTGTGAGTGAGAGGGAAAATACAGGGTCTTCAAAATCTGGACTTGAGGAACCTGGTGTGTGGCCATGCGAGAAATGTGGGAATCTTTTCAGCTCTCGCAAAGACCTGGAACGACATCAGGAGCTGCTCTGCCACATCAAACCGTTCATCTGTCACATCTGCAACAAAGCCTTCAGGACCAACTTCCGCCTTTGGAGCCACTTCCAGTCCCACATGTCGACGGCTAACGAACCTGGAGCCAAAGAAATCGAAAGGAATCCCTCCCTGTCTCCATCCCCTCCCACGACCCCTCAGAGCTCTGAACGTCGCTCCCCACAGGCCTCCGTGCTCAAGTCCGCCCAGACGCCCCCAGTGGCTGAGGAGTCCAGCAGCCCCGAGCCCTGTAGCTCATCTGTAAACAAGACAAAGAGGCCTGAGCTGGAACATCAATCCAGCAGCCACAGCCCTCTGTCGAGGTCCAACAGCATGGAGAGTCAAGGAGGCCCTCAGGAATCAGAGACACTCTTTTACCACGCgccgtctctctctgctctgacgTTCAAGAGGCAGTACATGTGCAAGCTCTGCCACAGGACCTTCAAGACGGCGTTCAGTCTGTGGAGCCACGAGCAGAGTCACAGCCACATGTAA